A segment of the Streptococcus chenjunshii genome:
AACAGATCATTTTTCCCTTTTTCTTTCAGGTTATATTCCAATTCAAAGTTGGAATCGAAATGGTCCTCGATTGAGCGTTTGGATTTACCGGTAACCACTAAGATATCTTCAATGCCTGATTTTAAGGCTTCTTCAACGATAAACTGAATGGTTGGCTTATCAACGATGGGGAGCATTTCTTTAGCGAGGGCTTTAGTCGCAGGTAAGAAACGTGTGCCCAGACCGGCTGCAGGTATCACTGCTTTTCTGACTTTTTTCATAAAAAAACTCCTTTAAACTGCTAGGCTTATTATAACATATTTCTCATTCTTCCACTAACTGTTTCAGGATTTAGTGCCATTCATTTTCAGAACGGAATTCATTGGACATCATGCCAAGAATGCTCTCTTTCACATCCGCGCCTTCATATATAGCTTTATAAATAGCAGTGGTAATAGGCATGTAAACCCCTAATTCCTGAGAAATTTCATAGGCTACCTTGGTAGTTGAAATGCCTTCAATGACCATGCCCATATTGCGTTCAATGTCTTCCAGCTTTTCTCCGCGCCCCAGCGCATCTCCTGCCCGCCAATTACGAGAGTGCACAGAAGTCCCAGTAACAATTAAATCACCTACTCCGGAAAGACCGCTGTAAGTCAGCGGATCAGCGCCCAGCTTGACCCCGAGCCGGGTAATTTCTGCCAAACCGCGTGTAATGACAGCCGCTTTGGCATTGTCGCCATAGCCCAGCCCGTGAAGGGCTCCGGCTCCGACAGCAATAATATTTTTAAGAGCTCCGGCTGTTTCAACCCCAATGACATCTGTATTGGTATAAAGCCGGAAATAATTATTGCTGAAGAGTTTCTGAACATATTTAGCGGCTTCTAAATCTTTTGAAGCTGCGGTGATTAAGGTGATATCTCGGACAATGGTTTCTTCAGCGTGGCTGGGGCCGGAAACAACCACAATCTCACTCCGGCGGTCGGCTGGGATTTCTTCTTCTAAAATGACAGACAGACGTTCATGTGTGCCAGGTTCCAAGCCTTTGGATGCGTGCATCATGATCACTTTATGATCCAAGGTTTCAGCGACTTGCTTAGCAACCAGACGTGTGACCTTTGTCGGGACAACAAAAAGGACGGCATCTGCATTGTGGAGGGCTTCCTCTAAATCAAGTGTCGCCTTTATCTTTTCATCCAGCACGATATCTTTAAAATAAAGCGTATTCTTATGCTGGGTCTTTAATTCGTCAATCTGTTCCGGCAAATTTCCCCAAAGACAAACCTCGTGCCCGTTGTCATTGAGAACTTGAGCCAGAGCAGTTCCCCATGAACCGGGCCCCAAAACAGCAATCTTTTGTTTAGTCATCATCTTCTCCTTATAATAAGATACAAAGGCCGTTAAGAAATCCGTATGAAAATGACGGTAAGCCAGAAATCTCCGACTTCGTAGGCGCACCTCTGCCAAGACGACTAGAAAGCTGCGGCAGGCTGTTAAGACTGCAAAGCTTTCAGACGTCTACGGCTAGATTTTTTTGCAATAAACCCGCATCGCGACGGACTTCATCTTTTTCACTAGGATTTTAGGCCGTGTTCAGTTCAGTAAGATACAAAGGCCGTTAAGAAATCTGGTATCTGAACGGTAATAAATACTAGGCCGACAAATTTCTTAGTTCATGTCCACAGCCAAGAACCTGTATTTATTTCATTATAACATAGGTAGACCCTTTTGTATGAGATTTTACTGGAAATAAAGGTGTTTATCTGAAACTGCTTCCTCTGCTTTGGGTCAAAAAAAGAGAGGCTGATTTTTCCTCTCTCATTCTCTTAATATTAGTTGCTGGATCGGGCAGTTACTGCTCGATGTGCTGTGTCTTTGTCTGGTTCAGCCAAGCATAAGCGATACCGATGAAAAGACCGCCTCCCAGCCAGTTGCCAAAGAAAACAACAATCCACTGACGTGCAACATTAAAGAAGGTAAAGCTGTCAATATTGGCTTTTACTGGATTAAAAGCAGCCAGCATGAATGAAGCAAAATTGGCCACCAAGTGTTCGTTAATAAGAAAGACGAACATGAAGATAGCGGAAATGGCGATAAAAATTTTAGCGCTCTCTTCTTTGAGGAGCATATAACCTAAAATAGCGATGTTGACAAACATATTTGCCGTAATCCCTTCAATAAAATTGCTCCAGTCTGATTTAGCCAGCTTGATATTTACGGCATTGACCACAAAACTTTTATCGGTCAGATTCATAAATGAAAATGACTGATTAAACAGCCAGGCCAGAACAACTGCCCCAACAAGGTTGAACAGGGTGCAGTACAGCAAAATAACAGCAGCTTTCCGCCAGGTAATCTGTTTATAGTAAGCTCCTGCAGTCAGATACATCATGTTGGATGTGGCCAGTTCACCGTTAAAAATCAAGACATAAACTAAGCCGATAGCAAAGATAAATGTAAAGACAAAACGTGCTAAGGCAGGGAATCCTGCAGCAATAACATCTGCACCGATAATACCAACTGCTGTACTCATGGTCAGATAGGCGCCGGCAAACATAGACCGCAGCGCATAGCGAGCTAAACTTTCATCAAACAGTGCTTCTTTTTTAGCGCAGGCAGCACCGATTTTTTCCTGAAATGGGGTCATAAATTGCTCCTTTATCATTTTTCACAGTATTATTTCAGTAAAATTGAAGAGAGTGAAAGCAGCAAAACAAATCAATGATGCTTTATTTTGAATTCAAAGGAGTTTTGCTGTTAAGAACTGGTTTTCTTATTGGGAAACAGGCAGTAAAAAACTGAGAAAGGCAGATTTTCTTTGAGAAAACTGCTCTGCTTTCTCAGTTTTGAAGATGATACTGCAGTACCGTTAATACGGCCGGCTGCATGTGATTTCTTAGATAAGGTCAGTGAGCTGAGGCGCCTGAACTAGCATCGGTTGCTGCAGCGGCATTGCCTCCGCTGTCTGAAGCTCCGGAAGTGGCATCAGCCGTTCCTTGAGCTGCCGGTGCTGCTGGACTGCTGCCGCCAACTAAGCGCTGCCCGGTTTCTTTCAGATACCAGTCCAGCCAAGGTTTGAAGTTAAAGACGATTTCATTGATGCCAGCGTAAGAGCCGTCAGGATAATACATGGCTTGGTAATTGTGGGTATTAATCACACTGTCCGGTGAACCAGGAACGATTGTTCTGACATATTCTTGATTGCCGTTGCGCAGTGTACCGATAACCCATTCAACATTTTTCATGCGAGCCGGCGGAAGAGATCCATGAACGGTTGACATGCGGTTTCCTACCTGCTCAGGCACCCGTTTGGCAAACATGGTTTCCGGATCCTGATGGGCATTATTGTAGTACAGGAACTGGTTATTATCATCAGCATAAGTCAGTTCAAAAGGCATAGCGTTTAAGAACATATTGAGCTGATTAACAGTCAGTAAACCTTGGTCAAGCTTGACATAGGTATCCCCTTCAACTGCGTTGACAAGTTTCGACGCCTTTTCCAGCCAGTCCGGATCGTCAGGGTCAACCTCAGTAATGCTTGTCGCAATAGGTTTTCCGCAGTCTAGATCTTCCGGTTCAATCGGTTTTGGTTTTTTCAATTGTGATACCACTCCTACATATTTGATGAAATTATCTAAGCAGGTTTCAAGAAAGGAGACGGTGCCTTCGTTGATGATATTGCCGTCTTCATCAAAAGCTTCCTTGGCCTTGCCCAGTAAAAATTCATTGCCGGGCAGCGTATAGGCATTGACACCCGGAGCATCGAGGATTTTGCGCAGATGCACCTGGGCGCGCGATGTGCCCTGATCATGGTAAGAAGCACCGACAATCATGACCGGTTTATTTTCAAAAGGATGCAGGTTAAAGGACAGCCATTCAAGGGCACTTTTAAGAGCCGGTGTGGTGGTATGATTGTGCTCAGGTGTAGCGATAATCACACCATCTGCACGGGTAATTTTATTATAGAGATAGCGAATAGCGAAGCTGTCTGATTGATCATCGTCCTGATTAAACATAGGGACATCTTTGATTTCAAGGACTTCCAATTCAAATTTTAATTTAAAATGCCGGCGAATGAATTCTAAGAGCATGCGGTTATATGATTGATCAGCATTCGAACCGACGATTCCGACGAATTTCATAGCAGTTTTTCCTCCTTATGATAAGCTTTCCCAGTCAAAGTTTTCGGCTTCTTTCCGCAGTAAGTCCTGAGCATTTGACAGTTTAGCAGTGACCTTGACAAAGATGCGGAAGTCATCAAAAATAGCGTCTAGTTTTTGGATAGTCTCCAAATCGATCAAATTATTATCCTTGTCAAAAGCCTGTAAGGAATGCGAAAGCAGAAACTCATCCGGAAGGACATTAGCCTTCAGTTCAGGAGCGTTCAGGATTTGCCGCAGCTGGAGCTGGGCGCGTGATGAACCGAGTGTTCCGAAAGAAGCGCCTGTAATCATCACAGGTTTGTTCAGCAGAGGGAAAATGCCGTAAGACAGCCAAGCCAGTGCATTCATCAGAACAGCAGGAATGGAGTGATCATACTCCGGTGTCCCGATGATGACCCCGTCTGACTGTTCAATTTTAGCTGCGATTTCTGTTACAATATCAGGGATTTGCCTGTCTGCAGGTTTATTAAAAACTGGAATCTCTTTAATTTCAACCAGTTCAATATCGGCTTTATCAGCAAAGTGTTTTTCCATATATTGGAGAAGCTGGCGGTTGGTTGAACGGGCAGAGTTGGTACCAACAAGTCCAATAAGTTTCATAAGACTTCCTCATTTCTTTAAGTTTTTTACTATGTTAATGATAACGTTTTCTTAAAAGGGTGTCAACTCTATGCCAAAAAAGGAAAAACATGATAGAATAGCTGTATGAAAAAAATGCTGCTGATTGCTGCCGGCTGTCTAAGCCTGCTTTTAGGTGTTCTTGGTGTTATTCTGCCGGTTTTGCCGACTACCCCCTTTCTCCTTTTGTCAGGCTATTGTTTTGCCCGCAGTTCTAAAAAGTTTGAGCGCTGGCTGAAGCAGACCAAGCTCTATCAGTTTTATGTTGCGGATTATGCTGAAACCAAAAGCATTGCCAAAGAACGAAAAAAGAAAATTATTATTCAGATTTACCTATTGATGGGGCTGTCCGTTTGGCTGGCTCCGCTGGTCTGGGTAAAGCTTGCTTTGCTGGCTTTAACTGTATTTATCACCTATTATCTGTTCCGGGTGATTCCTGATAAATAGCAGGGGCTGATGGTGAATAGACTGAATAAGAAAACGTTTTGCTATGGAGGTTAATATGTCAAAAATACGTGGTTTTGAGCTGGTATCTAGTTTTACAGATGAAGGTTTGCTGCCTAAACGGGAGACAGCTCACGCAGCAGGTTATGATCTGAAGGCTGCTGAACATACAGAAATTGCTCCCGGAGAGATTGTTTTAGTGCCTACAGGACTTAAGGCCTATATGCAGGCAGGAGAGGTGCTGTGCTTGTATGACCGCTCTTCAAATCCGCGCAAAAAAGGACTGGTCTTGATTAATTCTGTCGGTATTATTGACGGAGATTATTACAATAACCCTGCTAATGAAGGGCATATTTTTGCACAGATGCAAAATATAACTGATAAGCCAGTAACAGTTGAGGCCGGCGAACGCCTTGTCCAAGGCATTTTCATGCCCTTTTTAATAGCTGATGGTGACAAAGCAGACGGACTCCGCACAGGCGGTTTTGGCAGCACCGGCCAATAAAGTTAGAGCAGCAGGCTGGTGTGACAGTTTGACAATTATATCAGACCGTTTCCGCTCTTCTCAGCGGCAGTCTGTGCAGCTATTTTATGAATTTACGAAAGAGAATATAAAGCATACAAGCAGGAGGAAACACGCTATCGCAAAAAAAAGAACGACTTTTGTCTGTCAGGAATGCGGCTATAATTCACCAAAATATCTGGGACGCTGTCCTAACTGCTCTTCCTGGTCCTCTTTTGTAGAGGAAGTTGAGACTGCTGAGGTTAAAAATGCCCGTGTATCTCTGACCGGACAGAAAACAAAGCCTGTTAAGCTCAATGATATTGCTGCTGTTCAGGTCAATCGAACGCAAACCGATTTAGAAGAATTTAACCGTGTCCTGGGCGGCGGTGTTGTCCCCGGCAGTTTGGTTCTGATTGGCGGCGATCCCGGCATCGGCAAATCTACCCTGCTTTTGCAGGTTTCGACTCAGCTGGCTCATAAAGGGACCGTTCTCTACGTTTCGGGAGAAGAGTCGGCCGAACAGATTAAACTGCGCAGCGAGCGGCTGGGGAATATCGACAGTGAATTTTACCTTTATGCCGAGACCAATATGCAGCTGATTCGGTCAGAAATTGAAAAGCTTCAGCCAGATTTCTTGGTGGTTGATTCTATTCAGACTATCATGACTCCTGATATCTCCGGAGTTCAGGGGTCTGTCAGTCAGGTCCGGGAAGTAACAGCTGAGCTGATGCAGCTGGCTAAGACAAACAATATCGCTGTTTTTATTGTCGGACATGTGACCAAGGAAGGGACGCTGGCCGGACCTCGTATGCTGGAACACATGGTAGACACCGTTTTGTATTTTGAAGGGGAACGGCACCATACCTTTAGAATTTTGCGGGCAGTCAAAAACCGTTTCGGATCAACCAACGAAATCGGAATTTTTGAAATGCAGGCCTCCGGTCTTGTTGAAATTCTCAATCCCAGCCAAGTCTTTTTAGAAGAACGTTTGGATGGGGCAACTGGTTCTGCTGTCGTTGTAACGATAGAAGGAAGCCGGCCGATTCTGGCTGAGCTGCAGGCTTTGGTTACGCCTACCGTTTTCGGCAATGCCAAACGGACAACGACCGGACTTGATTTCAACCGAGTCAGCCTGATTATGGCCGTTTTAGAAAAACGCTGCGGACTCCTGCTTCAGAATCAGGATGCCTATCTTAAATCGGCAGGCGGTGTGAGACTGGATGAACCAGCTATTGACTTAGCTGTGGCGGTAGCACTGGCATCAAGTTATAAGGAGCAGCCGACTGATCCTAAAACAGCCTTTATTGGCGAAATCGGGCTGACCGGTGAAATCCGCCGGGTTAATCGGATTGAACAGCGGATTAAAGAAGCTGCTAAACTCGGTTTTGCCAAAATCTATGTGCCCAAAAGCTCCCTGCAGGGTGTTGAAATCCCCGAAACGATCCAAGTCATCGGTGTCAGAACGGTCGGCCAGGTGTTAACGAACGTGTTTGAGTGAGCTGGCTTTATGGATAAAAAATGGACTGACTTCCAACTGCTGTCGCAGCAGCCGGAGCTCAGTCGTTTTTTTATACAGTCAGCTTGCTATCTTCACCCTTTTATGCTATAGTAACACAAAATTAAAACGAATGAGCAGTGTTGTCTTAAAAGATAAGGAGCAGGCCATGGCTAAAAAGAAAGGTTTAAGCAGACCGGCAAAGGTGTTCTGGGGACTGCTGGCTGCGGTTCTCATCGCCATCACAGGAATTTGGGGGTACAATCGTTATATGGAAAAGAAAAAAGTTGAACAGCTCTACCAGCACGGTTTTCAGCTGCTGGAAGAACAAATTGCCACATATATCAAAGAAAATTACTCCGGTGTCCGTAAAATTGAGTTCTCGCCGATTTATATAGACGGTGACGGGCGCTTTACGATGCGAACAGCTGAAGTGGTGCCAATCCTGTACGATGAACATGGGAATAAAGCACAATTTGGTGGGAAAATAAACCATTCTGGCTATCCCAGCTATGGGATTCTTAATTATCTGCGGATAGACTGGGATATTTATGGGACAGAGATGATAGAGCTGGCTAATCAGTCCGGAGATTATGTCGAAGTGACTTACGGTCAAAGTTTGCCAGAGGTAACAAAATGGGCAGAAAATGAGGATATCGACAGCAATATCGAAGCCCTAGTAGATATAGGAAAGCTGAAAGGGATTGAAAAGTCGGCTGAGGGCAGCCCGTCAGCTGAAATCCGCTACAATGTGATGCTTAAGAAGGGGATACTCAAATAAGAAGGGAGCACCTAAATATGACACTGACAGATAAAAAGATACAGAACTTGCAGGGTGTTATTAAAAAATATGCTTCATATGAAGAGGGGGAGACATTTAAAGTTCCTAAGACAAACGAATATTACCAAGTTGTCAACAGCGTAGATGAGACCACTCAGACTCTGGCCGTTGTTCCGGTGGACAATATCAAGGGCGATAATCCGGACTACAGCCAAACCGCTATCGTTGTGGCAGGGACCCAGCCTGGTTTTAATGAATCGACCAAAAATGCTGTCGAGGCCAGCGGGGGGTTCGGTCTGACCGACGGGAAGCTGACCGCTCAGACGGCAGATATCGACCAGTTTTATCAGGAGACGGTGGAAAAGCTGGAAGTGCATAAGGGTACAGTCTCCAACATGTCCGGTTTCAGCCAGTCCGGCCCTGGTGTGGCTAAGGTCGGCGCCAAATACCAAGTGCCAAAGATTACCAACTTCACAGACTGGGCGGCAGCCCAAGCGGTAAAGAGCGGCGCCTTTTCTAAAAGTGAGCTGGCTTATCTGAAAGATCATGCGACAGTTTATTCGGATTCCGGGAAAGATTTGACCTATTTTGATGGCGGCAAAGGTGAGATTCCGTATGGGAAAGTGGTGGTCGTTGAAGGGACACAGGGTATCAACGACCCAATCGGCGATCATGATCCAAAGTTCTTCCACATAAAAGGAGATAAGCTGGACATTGATTACTATGTGAAGAAGGGTCAGTTTGTCTCCGGCATGACCAGAGAACAGGTGATTAAGGTGGCTAAAATGAAGGCTAAGAATGCCAAAGGCTGGGATCTGAAAGACCCCAGCACTTGGACGGACAGCACGGACTACCGCGATTATGTTAAGGAATATAAGGAAAAATACGGCAGCTTTGCCCTTGCTGACCCTAAAGCGTTGGATTTTACGGCTGCTCAAGATCGCTTAACCAGTCTGCGCAGTCAGCTTCAGACCGCTTCTGGTTCGCAAAAGATTTTGCTGCGTCAGGAGCTGGTCACAGCGGCAGCTCAGGCAGCACAAGCCAAGGCTGAAAGCTTTAACTTTAGGGTTAAAAGCCGCATCAATCAGAGCAAGGAAACAATTGACAGCCAGCTCAAAACTTTTGAGAGGGACATTCACAGTCTGTCTCAGCACTTATCGGAAGGAGAAGTGGCTGAATTGCTGTCGGAACTGAGCATGGATAAGGTTTGGGATGAAGGCAGTGAAGCCGCAGCGCTGGCTGAAGGTGACCGGACCCAGGAAGAACTGACTGATTTTACTCAAAAGCTGATGGCCGGTGCGGAGGACTTAAACGCTGCCGACCAAGCGGGTGCTGAGCTGTTTCAATAAGGAGAAAAGATGCTTGACCAATTAGCTAAATTAGGAACCGTTGATTTAAGCAAACTGCAGGAAGCTTATACTGAGGCGCTTAAGGCTCAGGAACGTCTGGTGATTAAAGCCGCGATAGCTGTTCAGAAGCAAAAAATCCGCGCTGAAAAGCAGCGGCTGAAAAAAGAGCTGCAGCAAGAAAAAACAGACTTGAAAACTTATCTCTCTGCTAGCCTGCCTGCTGATTTAGGAGCTGGCTTTGAGGGGAAAGCAGCTACAGCAGCGCAGGATTTTTTAAGCAGCTTTCCCCAGCCTCAGCTGCCTAATCCTATTGTTTTAGAGTAAAGAAGGAGCAAAGAGTGATGAGCTATCAGTATGATGAAGCCAGTTTGACGGACACGCATTTATCAAATCAGGAGCAGTTTAGAAAGGCTGAGGCTGATATGGATGATATGCAGCAAACGCTCAGCCGGGAAACCGAAAGGCTGAACCAGTGGCTGGACCGCCTTTGCCAGTCAGAACCTGACATAGTCAGCCAGACTAAAAGAGCTTTGGACAATGAGGAGGAGCTCCTGCAGCAGCAAATCAGCCAAGAAACAGAAACGCTGGCACAGGTTCAGATACAGGAAGCCGGCCACTATCAGAACCTTTCTGATTTATTAAATCTCTTATAAAGCAGCCAGTCTTGGGATTGGCTGTTTTTTTAGTTAAGCGGCCAAAAGCGTCAACGATCATCTGCAGCGGTTTTTTACGAAGTTTTCAGCTGTGTTCATCTGTCTCTCTTTAGCTAAGCTGTTAACAATGACAAAATGAATAAAAAATGCTACCATAGATAAAATTGCGGGAGCTGAGCTGAATTGGCTGGCTGAAGGGCCGGTAATTTCAGCTTCGCTGTGAAAAAGCACGGCTGAAGAACCCAGCTGTTCAAATCAGCGCTCGCTTAAGGCAATATCAAAGTGAACCTGAGGATATGGAGGAAGACGATGTCTTATTTTGACAACTTTTTAAAAACCAATCAAGCCTATGCTGACCTGCACGGGACAGCCCATTTGCCTATGAGGCCTAAAACACATGTGGCGATTGTAACATGTATGGATGCCCGGCTCCATGTAGCTCAAGCCTTAGGTTTGGCCTTAGGAGTTGCGCATATATTACGGAATGCCGGCGGACGGGTAACCGATGATGTGATTCGCTCTCTGGTCATTTCTCAGCAGCAGCTGGGAACCAAAGAAGTTGTTGTGCTGCACCATACTGACTGCGGGGCACAGACTTTTACTAATGCAGCTTTTGCCGAACAGCTCCAGCAGGATTTGGGCATAGATGTGAGCGGTGAAGACTTTCTGCCGTTTACGGATGTTGTTGCTAGTGTCCGGGAAGATATGGCACTGCTGCGCCAATCACCTTTGATTCCGGATGAGATTATTATTTCCGGTGCGGTTTATGATGTGGATAGCGGCCGTATGACGGAAGTCAAATAATGGCCGTCAGCTTTTCTGAAAAAGTTTAACGAAACGTTATTAAACACGCTGCATACTTGACAGAGAAAAGAGGAACTGATATTATTTGTATTAAAATAATAATACAAAAAGAAATAACTTTTCAGGAGGCAGACTATGGCAGATAATCGGATGAAATACACTATTGACAGCAACATGCAGTTTCCTTTGGTTGAGATTGCACTGGAAACTGGAGAGTCCGCTTATATTCAGCGAGGCAGTATGGTTTACCATACCCCCGGTGTTACCCTCAATACCCGCCTAAATGCCCGCGGCTCCGGTATCGGCAAACTGATGGGAGCGATCGGCCGTTCGATGACTTCCGGCGAATCCGCTTTTATTACTCAAGCGGTTTCCAGCGCTGATGACGGCAGATTAGCATTGGCTCCGTCTATGCCCGGTCAGGTTATTGCTCTTGATTTGGGGAGCCGTCAGTACCGTCTTAATGATGGCGCTTTTCTGGCTCTGGACGGTTCAGCTCAGTACAAGATGGAGCGCCAGTCTGTGGGCCGGGCCTTCTTTGGCGGTCAAGGCGGTCTCTTTGTGATGACAACAGAAGGGCAAGGGACACTTTTGGCTAATGCCTTTGGATCGATTAAAAAGATAGAACTCCAAGGAGAAGAAATCACTATCGATAACGCTCATGTTGTCGCCTGGAGCCGTGAACTGCAGTATGATATTCACTTAGAGAACGGTTTTCTGCAGTCTATCGGAACCGGAGAAGGGATTGTCAATACCTTCCGCGGGACAGGTGAAATTTATGTGCAAAGTTTGAATATCGAAACCTTTGCTAACGTTATCGGCAGCCACATTATCACCGGCGGCGGTGATGGCGGGGGGAAATCATCGCTCTTGGACAGCTTCTTGTAATAAGCTACAGAATAAAATACTCAGCGAGCGAGATGAAAATCGTGATGTCAAAGACATTGATTTTCCTCGCTTTTTTAATTTTTGGCTGGGACAGACTTGATATGTCTGTAGATGACCCAGCTGTAAAACAGCTGCTTGAAAGAGCTCCCTCTTTTTCGAGCTATTAGAGCATATTCAATCCCAATACCAATAAAACACAGCTGAGACATTTGTCTCAGCTGTGTTTTATTGGTATAAACGGTACTATCAACAGCCAAACTTACAAAAAATCAACTGCTGAGATTATTTTCTAGAGCAGCAATTCCTTTATTTTATCTGCTTCAGGATATTTTCGACATTGTAACGCCCCCAGTATGTCAGCCGTTCTAAAAAATCTTTTAAGTCAGTTTCATTAAAGTGGGCTTTTATTAAATAGCAAGCATGTCCGGAAACCTTATAGAATTCATCAATTTCTTCGTAAGTTGTAGCAAAATGTTCAAACCGGCTGAACTGATTGCTGTCCATATAAACCATAATATACTGCTGGAAAGAATAAGAAAGAGCGGTCGTAAAATGCATGATTGTCCCATTTTCCTGAAGTTTACTGATACGATTGCCGACTGCCTGACCGGTTAGATGAACGAGTTGTCCAATTTCTTTGTTTGTTAAACGTCCATTTGTTTTTAGCAGACTGAGAATCTCTTTATCAATATTATCCATTTTAGATATCCCTTCACGGTGAAATGAAAAGAACTGATTGTTTTTCATCAAGTGATGGCCAGTAACTTACAAAAGTTCTATACTTATATCATATAAAAAGGTATTGGACACAATCAGGCAACTTTGACATTTAGAAAGGGGCTAGTATTATGACAAAGAAGGCGTTATGAGTTATTGATGTTCAAAAGGATTATTTCCATCCTAGGAAATGTGAATTGGTTAAACCTGAAGAGGCTTTGATCCAGATTAATATGCTGGAGATGCTATTTTTAAAAAGAAATTTGCCAATCCTTTATATTCAACATATTAAAAAGAATGACGAGGCTGATTTTTTTGTTGAAAACAGCGAGGGCGCTGAACTGCATCCGAGTTTAAATCTACAAAAGGAAGCTGTCGTTATTACCAAGCATTTCCCAAATAGCTTTCTGGGGACTGGTTTAGATGACAAATTACAAGCTTTGGAAGTCGGTCAGCTAGTTATAACTGGCATGATGACCCATATGTGTGTTGA
Coding sequences within it:
- a CDS encoding cysteine hydrolase family protein, whose translation is MDVQKDYFHPRKCELVKPEEALIQINMLEMLFLKRNLPILYIQHIKKNDEADFFVENSEGAELHPSLNLQKEAVVITKHFPNSFLGTGLDDKLQALEVGQLVITGMMTHMCVDSTVRAAKEKGYQPIVISDATATKDLCYKGQKIDASDVQMSFLAALQTFAVIDTAADFIRRCEAEK